The genomic DNA CCGCCGTCGAACCCGTTCGAAAGCCACCGCGTGCCGGGCTCCCGAACCGTCAGTCGGTCGCTGGTTCGCTCGAAGTCGAACATCACAGCACCACATCGAGCGTCTCACAGAGCGTCTCGGTCGCCTCGCGGGTCCGGACCGCGATGCGGACGTGTCGGTCGAGCCCCCGGAAGGTCGTCGCGTCCCGGAGGACGACGCCGTGCTCCCGGCAGGCAGCCAGCAGGCCATCCGGCGGCCCGCCGACATCACAGAGCAGGAACGGCGCTTCGGAGGGAAACACCTCGAACCCATGCGCAGCGAGTCGGTCCCGGAGGTGGGCGCGCTCGCGGTCGATTCGGCGGCGCGTGTCGGAGACAAACGCCGTATCGGCCATCGCGTGTGCGCCGACCGCCGCCGCCGGGCCGCCCAGCGACCACGCGGGGCGGGCGGTCTGAAGGCGGTCGCCGAGTTCGCCGGTCGCGACCGCAAAGCCGGCGCGCAGTCCGGGCAGGCCGAACAGCTTCGTCAGCGAGCGAGCGACGACCACACCCTCACGGCCGGCCAGCGACGCACGGTCGGTAAAGCCGAGGAACGCTTCGTCGGCCAACAGAACGGTGCCGACCTCGGCACATCGGTCAGCGAACGCCCGGAGCGTGTCGGCGTCGTAACAGTCGCCGGTCGGGTTGTTGGGTGTGCAGACGACCGCCATCGCATACTCCTCCGGCGACCGGTCAAGAAGCGTTCCGTAGTCGACAATATCCGGTTCGCCACCCGCGAGCCTGACCTCCCGGGCGTACTCGCCGAACGACGGCGCGGGCACGAGTACGCGGTCGCCGGGACCGACCACCGTTCCGATTGCCAGCCGCATCGCGGCCAGTCCGCCCGCAGTCGGGACGACGTCGTCGGCCGCACAGCCGACGTAGTCGGCGGCAGCAGCCCGGTACTCGGGGTAGCTGTCGTTCGGATACGAACGGGCGTCCGCGAACGCCTCCCGGTAGACCGCCCGGCAGCCGTCAGGGACCTCCGGGTTGATGTTCGCGCTCAGGTCGAGCACGTCGGGGTCGTCGCTGGAGCCGTGCGGCACACGGTCGACAGCGTCGATGCTATCGGGGTCCATCGGACGACACCTCCCGCGGAAGCCCGGCGGCCAGCCGGTCGGCGATGGCGAGGTCGTCCGGGCGGTTGACGTTGACCGCCAGCCGGGCGTCGTGGCTCACCCGAACTGTCTCGGCGTCGTCCGCACCGACGACGTTCACGCCGGTCGGAGCGACCGCGACACCCTCGTGGTCGCGCTCCGTGTCAACGCTCACGCCCAGCTGGCGTTTGAGCGCCGATGGCACACAGAGCGTCACCGATGGCCCCTCGTAGGCCTCCCGGAGCCGGTCGAGCGGGCCGGGGGCAAGCAGCGGTACGTCGGCGGCAACGGTTACGACCGGCGTCCCGACGCGGTCGATGGCGTCGGTCAGGTCGGCGACGTAGCCGTCGCCGTCCGTCTCGATGAGTGGTACCCGACCATCGAGATGGGCGGCGGTATCGGGGGCGTGGGGAGACGTGACGGCAGCCACCGTATCGAAGCCGCTGGCTGTCACCGCGTCGATGACGCGGTCGACCATCGGAACCCCATCAACAGCGACGAGCGGTTTTTCACCGCGGTCGAGTCGGCTGCCACGGCCGCCGCACATCACCAGAGCGTCCATGCGACCACCCC from Natronomonas pharaonis DSM 2160 includes the following:
- the cobD gene encoding threonine-phosphate decarboxylase CobD, whose translation is MDPDSIDAVDRVPHGSSDDPDVLDLSANINPEVPDGCRAVYREAFADARSYPNDSYPEYRAAAADYVGCAADDVVPTAGGLAAMRLAIGTVVGPGDRVLVPAPSFGEYAREVRLAGGEPDIVDYGTLLDRSPEEYAMAVVCTPNNPTGDCYDADTLRAFADRCAEVGTVLLADEAFLGFTDRASLAGREGVVVARSLTKLFGLPGLRAGFAVATGELGDRLQTARPAWSLGGPAAAVGAHAMADTAFVSDTRRRIDRERAHLRDRLAAHGFEVFPSEAPFLLCDVGGPPDGLLAACREHGVVLRDATTFRGLDRHVRIAVRTREATETLCETLDVVL
- a CDS encoding NTP transferase domain-containing protein; the encoded protein is MDALVMCGGRGSRLDRGEKPLVAVDGVPMVDRVIDAVTASGFDTVAAVTSPHAPDTAAHLDGRVPLIETDGDGYVADLTDAIDRVGTPVVTVAADVPLLAPGPLDRLREAYEGPSVTLCVPSALKRQLGVSVDTERDHEGVAVAPTGVNVVGADDAETVRVSHDARLAVNVNRPDDLAIADRLAAGLPREVSSDGPR